In Bacteroidota bacterium, a single window of DNA contains:
- a CDS encoding outer membrane beta-barrel protein, which yields MDKKLFFLLFALLTSFTVSAQKGKVTGILWDTLTYQPISAATVTVFKLSDSSIMNFTFSENNGSFVIKDLPVNIPLRLLISHINYTAKRIDFMLPEDPYEKDFDSLLFAFKIFEIEAVEINWEKPPILIQGDTISFQADAFLNRPGTVVEDLLKRIPGIEFNDNGITMNGQSVNKILLDGKEFFGSDPTMLLKNIPSMMVDKVQVTEEKDKFGRATNSGAVTINVTLKPEAKKGSFGKAFAGYGTTNKYEVGTMWNVFRDTLQVSFIGYGNNLSKSGFSFSDLYQLGGFNRTGYNSITYSDNALSIGNTSFGGGNGLTESYGGGVNLNHILFKKLKVNASYFYGAFNTTYLNTNVKDFLFTDSIFQSHTTNSKFSRGNSHSFNLGLDYIIDSTSSIYVSESGAFSWQRENSIQEILNTRNYFDSSNIKNKLLGRANNLKLNGELYYDKMFSDKFSLSVYYEHDISNGNSNDNYDQLSLIDNILFEDQSFNQISLEGSSLFDHQISTNFYYDWNPKLASQLVYNFNIHNNSTKVESEQKGASSSEYMKNAPLSGLFKYNYQSHQVKKNLRYKFGKDLKSSLSFELGYELYDLMAKEDDRSFYRNSLYHRPTGSIEYRRSGNARRNNLSISLDQNLRLPSFSELLPILSNLDPMKVSTGNYQLEPVYTTGLSIYCMWSLEKIKLFFYYYANSSLTQNPIMRNTFYDEIGREINTFQNLKGSNGLSGYNNFSISKKIKLSEKWELPVSFSVYGGVGRNYQLLYGELNSIFNQSLSGSPTVRLSKKDVFELSVSYGKSWSKNEAKLTQRTSTNVFHTVSSTLWWQLPKGFSMEYDYKMNYQPFISSGIENAYNLLSISINKRVLKEDRGIIKLSVFDLLKQNTNISRVVSANYIGESQSNTVVRYFMLSFVYNLNSMSAKEKSHTRGRELYWW from the coding sequence ATGGATAAAAAACTATTCTTCCTGCTATTTGCCTTACTCACTTCATTTACGGTATCTGCTCAAAAAGGAAAAGTAACGGGAATACTTTGGGATACATTAACCTATCAACCGATTAGCGCTGCCACAGTAACGGTGTTTAAACTTTCTGACTCAAGTATTATGAACTTTACTTTCTCAGAAAATAATGGAAGTTTTGTAATAAAGGATTTGCCGGTCAATATCCCTTTGCGCTTATTGATTTCTCATATAAATTACACTGCAAAACGCATTGATTTTATGTTGCCAGAAGATCCTTATGAAAAGGATTTTGACTCTTTGCTTTTTGCGTTTAAAATTTTTGAGATAGAAGCAGTGGAAATAAATTGGGAAAAGCCACCAATATTGATTCAAGGAGATACGATTTCTTTTCAGGCAGATGCATTTCTCAACCGACCGGGAACGGTAGTAGAAGACTTGCTAAAACGCATACCCGGCATTGAGTTTAATGACAATGGTATTACCATGAATGGACAAAGTGTGAACAAAATCTTGTTGGATGGCAAAGAGTTTTTTGGCTCTGACCCTACGATGCTGCTCAAAAATATCCCTTCTATGATGGTGGATAAAGTGCAGGTAACAGAGGAAAAAGACAAATTTGGAAGAGCTACAAACTCCGGTGCGGTTACTATCAATGTTACGTTAAAACCGGAGGCTAAAAAAGGAAGTTTTGGAAAAGCTTTTGCAGGTTATGGAACAACTAATAAATACGAAGTGGGAACTATGTGGAACGTGTTTAGGGACACGCTTCAGGTAAGTTTCATCGGATATGGAAATAATTTGAGCAAATCAGGTTTTTCTTTTTCGGACCTTTATCAACTTGGAGGGTTTAACAGAACCGGTTATAATTCTATTACTTATTCTGATAATGCGCTAAGCATTGGTAATACTTCTTTTGGTGGTGGAAATGGTCTGACAGAAAGCTATGGTGGAGGAGTAAATCTTAATCATATTCTTTTTAAAAAATTGAAAGTGAATGCCTCTTATTTTTATGGAGCCTTCAACACAACCTATTTGAATACAAATGTGAAAGACTTTCTTTTTACGGATTCTATTTTTCAGAGTCATACAACAAATAGTAAGTTTTCGCGAGGAAATAGCCATTCATTCAATCTTGGTTTAGATTATATTATTGATTCAACTTCGAGTATTTATGTTTCCGAATCGGGAGCATTTAGTTGGCAAAGAGAGAATAGCATACAAGAAATTCTTAATACGCGAAACTATTTTGACTCTTCCAATATCAAGAACAAACTGCTTGGGAGAGCTAACAACCTCAAACTTAATGGAGAGTTGTATTATGATAAAATGTTCTCAGATAAGTTTTCTTTGAGTGTTTACTATGAACATGACATATCAAACGGGAACTCAAATGACAATTATGACCAACTCAGTTTAATTGACAACATTCTCTTTGAAGACCAAAGTTTTAATCAAATATCATTAGAAGGGAGTTCTCTTTTTGACCATCAAATTAGCACCAATTTTTATTATGATTGGAACCCTAAACTTGCTTCACAGCTTGTGTATAATTTTAATATTCATAATAACAGTACGAAGGTTGAATCAGAGCAAAAAGGAGCGTCAAGCAGCGAATATATGAAAAATGCGCCCTTATCCGGTTTGTTTAAATATAACTATCAAAGTCATCAGGTTAAAAAAAACCTTAGATATAAATTTGGTAAAGATTTGAAGTCCTCACTATCGTTTGAACTTGGATACGAACTCTATGATTTAATGGCAAAAGAGGACGACAGAAGTTTTTATAGAAACAGCTTATATCATCGTCCTACGGGAAGCATTGAATATAGACGAAGCGGAAATGCGAGAAGAAATAATCTTTCAATTAGTTTAGACCAAAACCTGCGTCTTCCTTCTTTTTCTGAATTACTTCCTATTTTGAGCAATCTTGACCCAATGAAAGTAAGCACAGGGAATTATCAATTAGAACCGGTTTACACTACAGGTTTATCAATATATTGTATGTGGTCGCTAGAGAAAATTAAGTTGTTTTTTTATTATTATGCTAATAGTAGCCTCACACAGAATCCCATAATGAGAAATACTTTCTATGATGAAATCGGACGAGAAATCAATACTTTCCAAAACCTCAAAGGCAGTAACGGGTTGAGTGGATATAACAATTTTTCAATTTCTAAAAAAATCAAACTTTCAGAAAAATGGGAATTACCTGTATCTTTTAGCGTCTATGGTGGTGTAGGACGCAATTATCAATTATTGTACGGAGAACTAAATTCTATATTTAATCAAAGCTTAAGTGGAAGTCCAACAGTCCGACTTAGCAAAAAAGATGTCTTTGAACTAAGCGTGAGCTATGGTAAAAGCTGGAGTAAAAATGAAGCAAAATTGACCCAAAGAACAAGCACAAACGTTTTTCACACAGTGAGCTCCACTCTTTGGTGGCAATTGCCCAAAGGATTTAGTATGGAGTATGATTACAAAATGAATTATCAACCTTTTATCAGTAGTGGAATAGAAAATGCCTATAACCTGCTTAGCATTTCCATCAATAAACGTGTGCTGAAAGAGGATAGAGGAATCATTAAATTGTCTGTATTTGACTTGTTAAAACAGAATACAAATATCTCTCGAGTGGTTTCAGCAAATTATATTGGAGAATCGCAAAGCAATACCGTTGTACGCTATTTTATGCTTTCTTTTGTCTATAACCTCAATTCAATGAGTGCTAAGGAGAAATCTCATACTCGCGGTCGTGAGTTGTATTGGTGGTAA
- a CDS encoding ATP-binding cassette domain-containing protein, with product MAIRVENITKIYGVQKAVDSISFDIPRGQIVGFLGPNGAGKSTTMKILTGFIPSTSGKAYIDNIDIEEKPLLTRSKIGYLPEHNPLYLDMYIREYLRFMAEINGVKNPSKRTEELIELTGLTIERKKKIGQLSKGYRQRVGLAQALIHNPDVLILDEPTSGLDPNQIGEIRKLILDIGSEKTILLSTHIMQEVEALCQRTIIINRGKIVADAPTSELGKKLESDTVIYVEFSKDIADSELRSIKEIKKVSKGTQPHSWHISTVEPQACKIALNRIIANAEGYILEQKEEKQTLEDIFQKLTQNVDDL from the coding sequence ATGGCAATTAGAGTAGAAAATATCACCAAAATATATGGGGTACAAAAGGCGGTGGACTCCATCTCTTTTGATATTCCCAGAGGGCAGATAGTGGGCTTTTTGGGTCCTAACGGTGCAGGAAAAAGTACTACCATGAAAATCCTTACGGGTTTTATTCCTTCTACTTCCGGCAAAGCTTATATTGACAACATTGATATAGAAGAAAAACCGCTGCTCACACGCTCCAAAATTGGATATTTACCCGAACACAATCCATTGTATTTAGACATGTACATCCGCGAATATCTGCGATTTATGGCGGAAATTAATGGTGTAAAAAATCCGTCCAAACGAACCGAAGAACTCATTGAACTGACAGGGCTTACCATTGAGCGCAAGAAAAAAATTGGGCAACTTTCCAAAGGATATCGTCAGCGGGTTGGTTTAGCCCAAGCGTTGATTCACAACCCGGACGTATTGATTCTGGATGAGCCTACTTCAGGGTTAGACCCAAATCAGATTGGCGAAATCAGAAAATTGATTTTGGACATAGGTTCCGAGAAAACCATATTACTATCCACACATATCATGCAAGAGGTTGAGGCACTTTGTCAACGCACAATCATCATCAACAGAGGAAAAATTGTAGCAGATGCACCCACATCAGAATTAGGCAAAAAACTCGAAAGTGATACGGTTATTTATGTAGAGTTTTCCAAAGACATTGCAGATTCAGAATTGCGCTCCATCAAAGAAATCAAAAAAGTGTCCAAAGGGACACAGCCTCATTCTTGGCATATTAGCACTGTCGAACCACAAGCTTGCAAAATAGCACTCAACCGAATTATTGCCAATGCGGAAGGTTATATTTTAGAACAAAAAGAAGAGAAACAGACTTTAGAGGATATTTTCCAAAAACTAACTCAAAATGTGGACGATTTATAA
- the gldF gene encoding gliding motility-associated ABC transporter permease subunit GldF, with translation MWTIYKKEIRSFLSSLIAYVVIAVFLIVTGMFTWLFKDTSVLDSGYANLDPLFSIAPIIFIFLVSAITMRSFSEERKSGTIETLTTRPVSDFAIIMGKYFAGLTLVVFSILPTLLYYYSVNKLSINPAQTGIDTGATLGSYIGLLLLGAVYVAIGTFASAISDNQIIAFLLSMFVCFFFFIAFDFLSDISFLKDSEFTTEWIGINYHYKSISKGVADTRDLVYFISLTLLFLGLTKFIFGSRKW, from the coding sequence ATGTGGACGATTTATAAAAAAGAAATCCGGAGCTTTTTAAGCTCTCTCATTGCGTATGTAGTGATAGCAGTCTTTTTGATAGTAACAGGCATGTTTACATGGTTGTTCAAAGACACGAGCGTACTCGACAGCGGTTATGCAAATCTTGACCCTTTATTTTCAATAGCACCCATAATTTTCATTTTTTTGGTTTCGGCTATTACCATGCGCAGTTTTTCAGAAGAGCGCAAGAGTGGCACAATAGAGACCCTTACCACCCGACCGGTTTCGGACTTTGCCATAATCATGGGCAAATACTTTGCAGGACTGACCCTTGTAGTGTTTTCAATATTGCCCACGCTATTGTATTATTATTCTGTAAATAAACTATCCATCAACCCCGCGCAAACCGGCATTGACACAGGTGCCACGCTGGGTTCTTACATAGGACTTTTATTATTAGGAGCCGTATATGTTGCCATAGGGACTTTTGCATCAGCGATTAGCGACAATCAAATTATAGCCTTTTTGTTGTCTATGTTTGTCTGCTTCTTCTTTTTCATTGCCTTTGACTTCCTCTCTGACATCTCATTTCTCAAAGACTCCGAATTCACCACAGAGTGGATAGGTATTAATTATCATTACAAATCAATCAGCAAGGGTGTTGCCGACACCAGAGATTTGGTGTACTTCATTTCGCTGACCTTGTTATTTTTAGGTTTAACTAAATTTATTTTCGGAAGCCGTAAGTGGTAG
- the gldG gene encoding gliding motility-associated ABC transporter substrate-binding protein GldG — protein sequence MSKKRTNKLKGFVDLSVVIAFVVIANLLSTQYYTKFDLTKEKRYTLSETSRNLAKSVNDYIYIKVYLNGELSSKFKQLKNATLDMLSNFREASGNQIEYEFVDPFAGKDNKEKQQLLQDFEQKGLPPYDDVEDEEIESQKRNLIIPGAEVFYGTGKSFVINLLKTELGQANEENINQSIENLEYEIAHAIRKCKADQSKRIGFLTGHGELNELQLYDLKKELGSFYRLDNLNIDLRDSAAIALYADKFTNNDEENAKIILSGLQSRINQYSAVVIAKPRTDLTREESFLIDQYMMQGGKTLWFIDALQAEMDSLSNTGRMVSVDYPLENLRELLFHYGVRVNVDLLQDFRCNDIALRDPYSANSYRNFPWVYFPVFTAHPTLSKHPINRNIEGVWSRFGGTLKILSKEGVKSTPLLISSERSKISNAPALVEFSIIDKIRSNDKNFISTFNAGPQVAGVLLEGTFKSAFARRNVRSDLPFKESGKGSIIVIADGDIARNHVSSQGGYLELGKDHITGRFFGNKKFLLNCFDYLLDDSGLIEIRSKEIILRLLDKEKVKEQRTYWQFFNLGLPVILMILFGLINAFVRKRKYASR from the coding sequence ATGAGTAAGAAAAGAACAAATAAATTGAAGGGTTTTGTTGATTTATCAGTTGTTATTGCCTTTGTAGTAATCGCCAATCTGCTTTCCACACAATACTACACAAAATTTGACCTGACCAAAGAAAAACGCTATACCTTAAGTGAGACTTCGCGCAATCTTGCCAAGAGTGTAAATGATTACATCTATATCAAGGTATATCTGAATGGAGAGCTAAGTTCCAAGTTTAAACAGCTTAAAAACGCTACTTTGGACATGCTGTCCAACTTTCGTGAAGCCTCCGGCAATCAAATTGAGTATGAATTTGTTGACCCTTTTGCCGGCAAAGACAATAAAGAGAAACAGCAATTACTGCAAGATTTCGAACAAAAAGGACTTCCTCCTTATGATGATGTAGAAGATGAAGAAATAGAATCTCAAAAACGCAATTTAATTATTCCGGGAGCAGAGGTTTTTTATGGTACAGGGAAAAGTTTTGTAATAAACTTGCTCAAAACAGAATTAGGTCAAGCCAATGAAGAGAACATCAATCAATCTATTGAAAACCTTGAATATGAAATTGCCCATGCCATTCGAAAATGCAAAGCAGACCAGAGCAAACGCATAGGTTTTCTGACAGGGCACGGAGAATTGAACGAATTGCAGTTATATGACCTCAAAAAAGAGCTTGGGAGCTTCTATCGTCTTGACAATCTGAATATTGATTTGCGCGATTCTGCCGCAATCGCTCTCTATGCAGACAAATTTACCAATAATGATGAAGAAAATGCCAAAATTATCCTAAGTGGTTTACAAAGCCGTATCAATCAATACAGCGCAGTTGTAATCGCCAAACCTCGTACAGATTTGACACGTGAAGAATCTTTTTTGATAGACCAATATATGATGCAAGGCGGCAAAACCCTTTGGTTTATTGATGCGCTTCAGGCAGAAATGGACTCTTTGAGCAACACAGGCAGGATGGTTTCAGTGGATTATCCTTTGGAAAATCTCCGCGAGCTGCTTTTTCATTATGGAGTGAGGGTAAATGTAGATTTATTGCAAGATTTTCGCTGTAATGACATAGCGCTCAGAGACCCATACTCTGCCAACAGTTATCGCAATTTCCCATGGGTTTACTTCCCGGTTTTTACAGCGCACCCTACTCTATCCAAACATCCCATTAACCGCAATATAGAAGGGGTATGGTCGCGCTTTGGAGGCACTCTCAAAATATTAAGTAAGGAAGGAGTTAAGTCCACCCCTTTATTGATAAGTTCTGAAAGAAGCAAGATTTCCAATGCCCCCGCTTTGGTTGAGTTTAGTATTATTGACAAAATTCGCTCTAATGACAAGAACTTCATATCAACTTTTAATGCAGGTCCTCAAGTTGCGGGCGTGCTACTTGAGGGCACGTTCAAATCCGCTTTTGCACGCAGAAATGTGCGCTCTGATTTACCTTTCAAAGAGAGTGGCAAAGGAAGCATTATTGTGATTGCAGATGGAGACATTGCCCGAAACCATGTCAGCAGTCAGGGCGGGTATTTAGAACTTGGCAAAGACCATATTACGGGTAGATTTTTCGGAAATAAAAAATTCCTGCTTAATTGCTTTGACTACTTGTTAGACGACTCTGGTTTGATTGAAATTCGTTCCAAAGAAATCATACTGCGTCTTTTGGACAAAGAAAAAGTAAAAGAACAACGCACTTATTGGCAGTTTTTCAACTTGGGTTTACCTGTTATCTTGATGATACTATTCGGACTGATTAATGCTTTTGTGAGAAAGAGAAAATACGCAAGTAGATAG
- a CDS encoding DUF4256 domain-containing protein: MQTQTEILKTLKERFNKNMSRHTGMDWSAISKKLEANPEKLMVLNRMELSGGEPDVVSYDVKKDEYTFIDCSQESPIGRRSLCYDRAALDSRKANKPINSAFDLATEIGVTMLTEEQYKHFHKIVQFDNKTSSWVLTPDDIRKLGGAIFCDYRFGRVFTYHNGAESYYAARGFRGLLLV; the protein is encoded by the coding sequence ATGCAAACCCAAACAGAGATTCTCAAAACACTCAAAGAAAGGTTTAATAAAAATATGTCCCGACATACCGGCATGGACTGGTCAGCGATATCAAAAAAATTGGAAGCTAACCCCGAAAAATTAATGGTTTTGAACCGGATGGAACTGTCAGGAGGCGAACCCGATGTGGTTAGCTATGACGTAAAAAAAGACGAATACACCTTTATAGACTGTTCGCAAGAAAGTCCAATTGGGCGCAGAAGCCTATGTTATGACCGAGCAGCATTAGACTCAAGAAAAGCCAATAAACCAATCAATAGTGCATTTGACTTGGCAACTGAAATAGGAGTAACCATGCTGACAGAAGAACAGTACAAACACTTCCATAAGATTGTGCAATTTGATAACAAGACTTCCAGTTGGGTTCTCACCCCGGATGATATCAGAAAATTAGGAGGTGCTATATTTTGCGATTACCGTTTTGGCAGAGTTTTCACCTATCATAATGGAGCTGAATCATACTATGCCGCGAGAGGCTTTAGAGGTTTGCTATTAGTTTGA
- the xseA gene encoding exodeoxyribonuclease VII large subunit gives MSETINGRQIFTLFEVTKSIQKTISERYGNSYWIKAEIIKLNFYKHSGHCYPDLVDKQDGKVVAQMRSTMWRHDFLRINNEFERILKEPLKEGIKVLILARISFSSEHGISLNIQDIDASFTLGDLEKEKQETINKLKAEGIFNQNKSLKIPLLPQRIAVISVETSKGYADFVRVLEEAKHTWGYHFFRMLFPSLLQGDGAVRTIIEQLSLIRKVIHHFDVVVIVRGGGGDVGLSCYNHYELAQAIATFPLPVITGIGHSTNETVAEMVALRDAITPTKLAEMLIQQFHNFSDPVQEAEKTIVQKSRLLLDTNKLELFNTGKLFRSVTQGSLLRGKGILSNMSRSITQKAAGLLNTEKQFLAQTSFGIQKDIVFKLGSSNNTLAQLAQRIKLESISMINNQQTEIRNITKNIENMSPVNVLKRGYSIALHNGKPIQTYKQVNVGDSVDIVLYEGTATSIIQSTSKKSKL, from the coding sequence ATGTCCGAAACCATAAACGGCAGACAGATTTTCACCCTTTTTGAAGTTACAAAAAGTATTCAAAAAACTATTTCAGAACGATATGGAAATTCTTATTGGATAAAAGCCGAAATAATCAAACTCAATTTTTATAAACACAGCGGACACTGCTACCCGGATTTGGTGGACAAACAGGACGGAAAGGTTGTTGCACAAATGCGCTCCACAATGTGGAGACACGATTTTTTACGCATTAACAATGAGTTTGAGAGGATATTAAAAGAACCACTCAAAGAAGGTATCAAAGTGCTTATTCTGGCACGTATTTCTTTTTCAAGTGAACATGGAATTTCGCTTAACATTCAGGATATAGATGCGAGTTTCACGCTCGGTGATTTAGAAAAGGAAAAACAAGAGACTATCAATAAACTCAAAGCAGAAGGCATTTTCAATCAAAACAAGTCTTTGAAGATACCTTTGCTCCCCCAAAGAATTGCAGTCATTTCGGTTGAAACGAGTAAGGGATATGCAGATTTTGTGAGAGTTTTGGAAGAAGCCAAGCACACTTGGGGATACCACTTTTTCCGAATGCTCTTCCCTTCGTTACTGCAAGGAGATGGAGCGGTTCGCACAATCATCGAACAACTGTCACTCATTCGCAAAGTAATTCATCACTTTGACGTGGTGGTCATTGTGCGCGGTGGTGGCGGGGATGTTGGATTATCTTGTTACAACCATTACGAACTTGCCCAAGCCATAGCCACTTTCCCTCTTCCGGTTATTACAGGAATCGGTCATTCCACCAACGAAACTGTTGCAGAAATGGTTGCATTAAGGGATGCAATTACTCCTACTAAACTTGCTGAAATGTTGATTCAACAGTTTCATAATTTTTCTGACCCTGTGCAAGAAGCAGAAAAAACAATCGTGCAAAAGTCAAGATTGTTGTTAGATACAAACAAATTAGAGCTATTCAATACAGGCAAGCTATTCAGGTCTGTTACGCAAGGCTCCTTATTGCGTGGCAAAGGCATATTATCAAATATGAGCCGGAGCATAACACAAAAAGCAGCAGGATTATTGAATACTGAGAAACAATTTCTTGCTCAAACATCTTTCGGCATTCAAAAAGATATTGTTTTTAAGTTGGGGAGCAGCAACAACACCCTTGCACAACTCGCCCAAAGAATCAAGTTGGAAAGCATATCCATGATAAATAACCAACAAACGGAAATTAGAAATATTACTAAAAACATTGAAAACATGAGTCCTGTCAATGTTCTCAAACGTGGTTACAGCATTGCACTCCATAATGGCAAACCTATTCAAACGTACAAACAAGTCAATGTTGGAGATTCGGTTGATATTGTTTTGTACGAGGGTACTGCTACAAGTATTATTCAATCTACATCAAAAAAATCAAAATTATGA
- the xseB gene encoding exodeoxyribonuclease VII small subunit gives MSTEITYTKAFEELQNIVTEIERGEISVDELSTKVKRASQLIKICKTKLTTTEEDVNKILKELED, from the coding sequence ATGAGCACAGAAATAACCTATACAAAAGCATTTGAAGAACTTCAAAATATCGTAACAGAGATTGAACGAGGCGAAATTTCAGTAGATGAACTTTCGACAAAAGTAAAAAGAGCTTCGCAACTCATCAAAATCTGCAAAACCAAACTGACAACAACAGAGGAAGATGTCAACAAAATCCTCAAAGAGCTTGAAGATTAA